In Thermodesulfobacteriota bacterium, the genomic stretch GGGTTAACAACTCTTCTGTGAGATCCATAAAATCCAGATAGGTGGCATAGGACTGATAAAACTCCAGCATGGTAAATTCTGGGTTATGCTGGGTTGATATTCCTTCATTTCGAAAATTTCGATTAATCTCATAGACCCTCTCCAATCCACCAATAACCAATCGTTTTAAATACAATTCTGGAGCAATTCTCAGGTAGAGATCCATACCCAGTGTATTATGATAGGTTTTGAATGGACGGGCAGTAGCCCCTCCAGGTATAGACTGCATCATTGGAGTCTCAACTTCTAAAAAGTCTCTTTCATTAAGAAATTCTCTAATAAGCTGTATGATACGAGTCCGTTTGTAAAGCACCTCTCTTGTCTGGGGGTTAACAATTAAATCGAGGTATCTCTGCCGGTATCTGGTTTCGATATCTGCTAACCCATGCCATTTTTCTGGAAGGGGCCTCAATGCCTTGGTTAAAAGCTTAATCTCATCAACATATACCGTTAATTCCTGGGTCTTGGTTCGGAAGGGTCCCCCAAGAATACCAATAAAATCACCAATATCGATTTTTTTAGAAATTCTAAAATTCTCTTTTCCAATAGTATCCTGACGTATGTATGCCTGAATCTTACCTTTTCTGTCCTGTATATGCACAAAGATAGCCCTGCCGAAATTTCGAATGGCTATTACCCTTCCAGCAAGAGAAAATTTCTCCTTTACCTTTTCTAAGTCTTCATTACTTTTATCTTTAAATTCTTCTAAAATATCCTGAGTAACGTGAGTCACTTTAAAGTCATTAGTGTAGGGATTTATACCTTCTCTCCTCAGATCTTCGATCTTCTTTGCCCTCTGTAATATGAGTTGACTCTGCTCATCCATCTTGTGCCTTTCACCTCTTAAAGGAAAATGATTTAAGTTTTGAAGGTTATCGCAATTTGCTCTTGTAGTCAAGTCAAAAGAATTGGGCATTTTTCAAAGCTCTCAGATTAAGAACTAACGAAAAGAAATCGCATCTCAACTCGGACTGGAAAGATGTTTTTAGGTAGACAATTGGCAGGGGGGGGGGAAGCGTTTAACTACTCATTCCTATTCTTGGAACTTTTTGTATACTGCATCAATTTCATCCAAACTGCGAAAGAATGCGTCCACCACCTGAGGATCGAAGTGTTTGCCTTTTTCCTCCCTGATGATCTTATATGCCCTGTCATTTGAAAAAGCCGGTTTATAGGGCCGCTTTGTAGTCAAGGCATCGAAGACATCAGCAAGGGCTGTAATGCGGCCAACCAAAGGAATTTCTTCTCCTTTAAGCCCATAGGGATAACCCATGCCATTCCACTTCTCATGATGCGATATGGCAATCTGTTCTGCCATCTGGATTATCTCTGATTCCGAACCAACTAATATTCTGCCTCCAATGGAGCAATGGGTTTTTATGATTTCGAATTCTTCAGGGGTTAGCTTATCCGATTTAAACAGGATATTATCAGGGATGCCGATTTTACCAACATCGTGCATGGGACTGGCATAGAGGATTAAATCGACTTCTTTATCCCTAAGACCCATCCCCCTGGCGATTATGGCGGAATAATTGCTCATCCGTTTGAGATGCATGGCAGTATCTTCATCCCGGTATTCGGAGGCTATAGCCAGGCGATGAATTGCTTCCAGATATGCCTGCTTCAGATTATTATGGGATAACGAAAGATCCCGGGCATATGTTAGAAGCTGGATATTTTGCTCTCTGATGTTCCGGTTAAGCTGCTGCAATTTTTTCAGCAGGGAGTTAAAATGATCGGCGATATCGTTTAGCTCCTGATCAGCCTCTACCCGGATCGGCTCCTCCTTTTCTTCGGCTTGAACTACAGCTATTTCTCTGGACAGGCTAACGAGCTGGTCGGCAGACCTTCTCATAAGAGAGAAGCCTGCCAAAATAGAAAATAGTATCAACGCCAAAAATATAATCATCGTTTCAGTCAAGTCTATTTTTTCACAAATAAACATATAGATAACCAGGAGAAAAGGGATAAACCCCAATAAAGCAAAAATAATCCGGGTCTTTCCGTAAAAACTTCTGTAATCTCGATACTTTGATCTTATCATTGATAACCTTTCAGATTCCCTAGGGGTTTTTGTGGGTTGCCTACGTTTCTACATCAAGCCGTTCAAAATCTAGCAGGGTATCTATTCTGACAGCTATCTCTATTTCCTGACTCCTGTCACTAATATCTGAATTGCCCGGCATATCTATCCGGACAACAGTTGCTTTCCCTTTCATACGGGCCTTTATGCCATTGGCTTCAGGCAGATAAATGGTAATTTCCAATGGTTGGCCAAGAAAATATTTGCCAGCTTGCAGGCTCATAAATTTGGCTCCTCCCCCGGAAATATCCTTTAAAATGGTCTTTTCCTTATAATTGTTTCCCCCAATGTCTTTGGCAGACACTTCCAGCACAAACTCTATTGGAAAACGTGTGAAATTTCTTCTGTTTGATTTATTGTTCATCATTCTTAAGTAAGCTCTTGTTCTGCCTTATTGATTCATCCAAACTGCAAAAAAATCCATTTGCTAACCGAGAATCAAAGTAGCTACCTTTTTACATTCCTGATAACGGTATATCAATCATTGATTACTTCCAGAGAATATCCGGTTTGGAGATTTGTATTTTAACCAATAGCTGCTGCCATCTTGAATATAGGAAGATACATGGCTATTACCAAGCCGCCAAGAACAACCCCCAAAAAAACCATTAGCATAGGTTCAAGCATGGCAGTCAAAGTATCAACTGCGGCATCGACTTCATCATCATAGAAGTCTGCGATCTTTGAAAGCATGGCATCCAGTGCACCGGTAGCTTCCCCGACGGCTATCATTCTTACTACCATGGGTGGGAAAACCCCGCTCTCAGCAAGAGGTTCAGCTATGGTTCTGCCTTCACTGATGCCTGCTTTTGTCTGGTATACTGCTTTTTCCACTGTCTTATTCCCCGCAGTCTTAGCTGTAATGTCCAGACCATCCAATATTGGTACACCACTGGAAATCATAGTCCCCAATGTCCTTGTAAATTTAGCAACCGCAGCTTTCCTTGTCAACGAACCAAATACAGGGAGTTTAAGGACAAGATCATCAATGATAGTTTTTCCCTTTTCTGTAGCATAGAATTTTTTGAAGGCAACTCCCAATGCGAATAGACCGCCGGCAATATATAAAATGCTGCTCTTCATTAGTTCACTAATCTTAATTACGATTTGGGTAGGGGCTGGGAGTGCTGCTCCAAACTCCATAAACATCTTTTGGAAAATTGGTATGACAAAAACAAGCAATACAACAACTACAATAACAGCAACACCCAAGATGCTAATAGGATAGACCATCGCCCCTTTAACCTTCTTCTTTAGCTTTATGGCCTTTTCTATATAGTTTGCCAGTCTATTCAGGATAGAATCTAATATACCTCCCACTTCACCAGCCGCAACTAAGTTGACATACAATTCATCGAATAGGTCCGGATGTTTTTTAAGGGCATCGGTAAAAGTCGAGCCTCCTTCTATATCCTCTTTTATCTGAACAAGTATCTTTTTAAAGGTCTTGTTCTCCTGTTGGGATGCGAGTATATCAAGTGCCTGTACCAAAGGAAGTCCAGCGTCTATCATAGTAGAAAACTGACGGGTAAAGATAACCAAATCATTCTCTGTAACCTTTGGTTGAAAAAAAGCAATATTTTCGAATAGGTCTTTTGGCTTTGCCTTGATCTTCGTTGGTACAGTCTTTTGTCTTCTAAGCTGCATCCTCACAGCAGATTCCGAAACTGCCTCAATTTCCCCTTTCAAAATCTTTCCCTGCCGTGTTTTCCCTTCCCAGACATATACTGGCATGATTTAGCTCCTTAAGGTTCTTCTCCCATGTAACTATTCAGTCTTTATCTAAAGCCCTGTATTTATAGACAGCCGAGACGGCTGTCCTACATATTCCCCTTGAATCCTTGACTACTTGAATCGTCATGATTTCACCAACTTTTTTGGAGATGATCCCTACTTAAAAAACGATATTGTCCGTTCAAGTGAATCGATAGTTTTATTCGTCACATGTCGTAGTCCTCAAGATCTCTTCAATAGTGGTAATACCCTCTTTTAGTTTTGTAATTCCGCCCTGTCTTAAAGTTTTCATTCCAAGGGCAATTGCCTTCTTTTTTATCTCAGAACCAGGAAACCCATCCAGGATCAATTCTTTTAACCCATCTTCTACAGGCATCACTTCATACAACGCTATTCTTCCTTTATATCCGGTATTGTTACAGTTTGCACAACCTTTTCCCGCGTAGCAGATTAAATCATGAACCTCATCCTTTGGAATTCCAAGATCTATCAATGTCCGGTTAGAAACCTTCAAAGGCTCTTTACATTCCGGGCATATCCTGCGGGCTAATCTCTGCGCCAGAATCAGGTTTACCGAAGATGCAACAAGGAATGGTTCAACTCCCATATTTAAGAGCCTGCTAACTGCTCCAGGCGCATCATTGGTATGGAGGGTACTTAACACTAAATGACCGGTAAGGGCAGCCTTAACACTTATCTCCGCTGT encodes the following:
- a CDS encoding type II secretion system F family protein, which produces MPVYVWEGKTRQGKILKGEIEAVSESAVRMQLRRQKTVPTKIKAKPKDLFENIAFFQPKVTENDLVIFTRQFSTMIDAGLPLVQALDILASQQENKTFKKILVQIKEDIEGGSTFTDALKKHPDLFDELYVNLVAAGEVGGILDSILNRLANYIEKAIKLKKKVKGAMVYPISILGVAVIVVVVLLVFVIPIFQKMFMEFGAALPAPTQIVIKISELMKSSILYIAGGLFALGVAFKKFYATEKGKTIIDDLVLKLPVFGSLTRKAAVAKFTRTLGTMISSGVPILDGLDITAKTAGNKTVEKAVYQTKAGISEGRTIAEPLAESGVFPPMVVRMIAVGEATGALDAMLSKIADFYDDEVDAAVDTLTAMLEPMLMVFLGVVLGGLVIAMYLPIFKMAAAIG
- the lysS gene encoding lysine--tRNA ligase, with protein sequence MDEQSQLILQRAKKIEDLRREGINPYTNDFKVTHVTQDILEEFKDKSNEDLEKVKEKFSLAGRVIAIRNFGRAIFVHIQDRKGKIQAYIRQDTIGKENFRISKKIDIGDFIGILGGPFRTKTQELTVYVDEIKLLTKALRPLPEKWHGLADIETRYRQRYLDLIVNPQTREVLYKRTRIIQLIREFLNERDFLEVETPMMQSIPGGATARPFKTYHNTLGMDLYLRIAPELYLKRLVIGGLERVYEINRNFRNEGISTQHNPEFTMLEFYQSYATYLDFMDLTEELLTRIAKAIFNNLKFEYQGIKLDFTPPWRRLTLKEAIIKYSELKEEVLGDKEKLMEYGQKIGIQLDRKMRLGNLLTQIFEEVAEPNLIQPTFITHYPTDTSPLSRRNDENPDEVDRFELFICGREIANAFSELNDPIDQKERFLTELQQKGETDDESGMLDKDFIKALEYGMPPTAGEGIGIDRLVMLFTDTSSIRDVILFPQLRTRE
- a CDS encoding PilZ domain-containing protein, with amino-acid sequence MMNNKSNRRNFTRFPIEFVLEVSAKDIGGNNYKEKTILKDISGGGAKFMSLQAGKYFLGQPLEITIYLPEANGIKARMKGKATVVRIDMPGNSDISDRSQEIEIAVRIDTLLDFERLDVET
- a CDS encoding HD domain-containing phosphohydrolase, whose product is MIRSKYRDYRSFYGKTRIIFALLGFIPFLLVIYMFICEKIDLTETMIIFLALILFSILAGFSLMRRSADQLVSLSREIAVVQAEEKEEPIRVEADQELNDIADHFNSLLKKLQQLNRNIREQNIQLLTYARDLSLSHNNLKQAYLEAIHRLAIASEYRDEDTAMHLKRMSNYSAIIARGMGLRDKEVDLILYASPMHDVGKIGIPDNILFKSDKLTPEEFEIIKTHCSIGGRILVGSESEIIQMAEQIAISHHEKWNGMGYPYGLKGEEIPLVGRITALADVFDALTTKRPYKPAFSNDRAYKIIREEKGKHFDPQVVDAFFRSLDEIDAVYKKFQE